The Mesomycoplasma ovipneumoniae genome includes a region encoding these proteins:
- a CDS encoding PTS ascorbate transporter subunit IIC encodes MNFGLWLLGFLKDFVGTPALLVGLFTLIGAVAMRKKVSQIIVSSFKVSVGFIILGGGAGVLVSSLNSFQPLFQRVYNLSGVIPNNDAFAGALAQSLPSIATLGSLIMVIAMLLNIILATFSRLKYVYLSGHVLYYSSLMLAAVMYTSGFDFQNSSADFAMALIAGASILALYMVISPAAQQRYMRQITGTNEIALGHTGGFGYALSGLIGESIAKISKKSLLSTEEIKFPQSLYFFRNTLVSISLTVFLFYIFAFLPAGILYELGRFDKVADANVIEILSSRNWVVTMIISAFTFTAGVEIILAGVRLFVGELVPMFKGFSDKLIKNAKVAVDCPVVFPYAPNSIIIGFISSFLAGIIGLFITLGLGYAALIPAVILPGLVPHFFLGATSGVFGNVKGGIWGAIIGPFVGGLIITFIPVFFALGNWTPLESNSLGDLITAGGATKQSLISLNWGDTDYFIGYIPGILGLIPKVGKYVILGFSILVYLIFIIDGVIKKYHGKRAKTA; translated from the coding sequence GGCTTTATTATTTTAGGTGGTGGTGCTGGTGTTTTAGTTAGCTCGCTAAATTCATTCCAACCACTTTTTCAACGAGTTTATAATCTAAGCGGTGTTATTCCAAATAATGATGCTTTTGCAGGTGCCCTAGCCCAGAGTTTGCCAAGTATTGCAACTTTAGGATCGCTAATTATGGTCATTGCGATGCTTTTAAATATTATTCTTGCAACTTTTTCAAGACTAAAATATGTCTATCTTTCCGGGCATGTTCTTTATTATTCTTCTTTAATGCTAGCCGCTGTTATGTACACTTCTGGCTTTGATTTTCAAAATAGTTCAGCAGATTTTGCAATGGCACTAATTGCCGGAGCAAGTATTTTAGCCCTTTATATGGTAATCTCACCTGCAGCCCAACAAAGATATATGCGCCAAATTACCGGCACAAACGAAATTGCCCTCGGCCACACCGGCGGATTTGGCTATGCCCTTTCTGGACTAATCGGCGAGTCAATTGCTAAAATTTCCAAAAAAAGTCTGCTTTCAACAGAAGAAATTAAATTTCCCCAGTCACTTTATTTTTTTCGAAACACTTTGGTTTCAATATCTCTAACAGTCTTTCTTTTTTACATTTTTGCCTTTTTACCAGCCGGAATTCTTTATGAATTAGGCCGCTTTGACAAGGTTGCCGATGCTAATGTAATTGAGATTTTATCCTCAAGAAACTGAGTTGTAACAATGATAATTTCGGCCTTTACTTTTACTGCCGGAGTTGAAATTATTCTTGCCGGAGTTAGATTATTTGTTGGCGAATTAGTGCCGATGTTTAAAGGTTTTTCGGACAAATTGATTAAAAATGCAAAAGTCGCTGTTGACTGTCCGGTAGTTTTTCCTTACGCGCCAAATTCAATTATTATTGGCTTTATTTCCTCTTTTTTAGCAGGAATAATTGGACTTTTTATCACGCTAGGACTTGGCTATGCAGCACTTATTCCGGCAGTAATTCTTCCAGGACTAGTTCCACATTTCTTTTTAGGAGCAACTTCTGGAGTTTTTGGTAACGTAAAAGGTGGAATCTGAGGCGCTATTATCGGACCTTTTGTTGGCGGACTGATTATCACATTTATTCCGGTATTTTTTGCCCTTGGAAATTGAACACCGCTTGAGTCTAACTCACTTGGTGATTTAATTACCGCCGGTGGAGCCACAAAACAATCCTTAATTAGTCTAAACTGAGGCGATACAGACTATTTTATTGGCTATATTCCCGGAATTCTTGGACTAATTCCTAAAGTTGGAAAATATGTAATTCTTGGCTTTAGCATTTTGGTTTACTTGATTTTTATTATCGACGGAGTTATCAAAAAATACCATGGAAAACGAGCAAAAACTGCCTAA